The following coding sequences lie in one Fundulus heteroclitus isolate FHET01 chromosome 20, MU-UCD_Fhet_4.1, whole genome shotgun sequence genomic window:
- the LOC105930892 gene encoding desmin: MRASSYTQKSLQVSSSSGRVRVQSPSPSRCRGSSYDSRGRSGFRGTAVELGTEIHQQHANEKEEMQELNVKFAGYIAKVQALEQRNAALQAELAALQQRYKGSPSGISDEYELKFKEVRELIETLTNEKGAADIERGYIEEEVEVWRLKLEEELALKEEAEMILREFRQDVDSATLQKAELEKRIEQLVAEIEFLKKLHDEEVADLMKQIEDSKITAELDGDRPDLAAYLRNMRAEIEAVAARNVQEAEKWYKSKFDTLKEHAGKHEEHMKTMKEEITSYQNQVSDLQNQIDALRARNAALEQQLEEMEISHMDKVGGLEAIIAQLEAQLCETKLEMTKYLQDYQELLHIKLKLDAEIATYRKLLEGEEQRLGIAKDN; the protein is encoded by the coding sequence ATGAGGGCTTCATCTTACACCCAGAAGAGCTTACAGGTCAGCAGCTCCTCTGGCAGGGTGAGGGTTCAGAGCCCATCCCCTTCCCGGTGCCGTGGATCATCGTACGACAGCCGCGGGCGCTCAGGGTTTCGCGGAACCGCAGTCGAGCTGGGCACAGAGATACACCAGCAGCATGCCAACGAGAAGGAGGAGATGCAGGAGCTCAATGTCAAATTTGCGGGATACATCGCAAAGGTCCAGGCCCTCGAGCAGAGAAACGCCGCCCTGCAAGCCGAGCTGGCCGCTCTGCAGCAACGCTACAAGGGAAGCCCGAGTGGCATCAGTGACGAATACGAGCTCAAGTTCAAAGAGGTGCGGGAGCTGATCGAAACCCTCACCAACGAGAAGGGAGCCGCAGACATCGAGCGAGGCTACATCGAGGAGGAGGTGGAAGTGTGGCGActgaagctggaggaggagctggCGCTTAAAGAGGAAGCGGAGATGATTCTCAGGGAGTTTCGCCAGGATGTTGACAGCGCCACGCTGCAGAAGGCCGAGCTCGAGAAGCGCATTGAGCAACTAGTGGCGGAGATCGAGTTTCTCAAGAAGCTGCACGACGAAGAGGTGGCCGACCTCATGAAGCAGATCGAGGACTCGAAGATCACCGCTGAGTTGGACGGTGACCGCCCTGACCTGGCGGCTTACCTGCGCAACATGCGTGCAGAGATAGAGGCCGTTGCCGCTCGAAATGTCCAAGAAGCCGAGAAGTGGTACAAGAGCAAATTCGACACGCTCAAGGAGCATGCAGGGAAACACGAGGAGCACATGAAGACCATGAAGGAAGAGATCACAAGCTACCAAAATCAGGTGTCAGACCTACAGAACCAGATCGACGCCCTGAGAGCTCGCAATGCGGccctggagcagcagctggaggaaatGGAGATCTCCCACATGGACAAGGTGGGAGGTCTGGAGGCCATCATCGCCCAGCTGGAGGCTCAACTCTGCGAGACCAAACTGGAGATGACCAAGTATCTTCAAGACTACCAGGAACTGCTGCACATCAAGCTCAAGCTGGATGCAGAGATCGCCACCTACAGGAAGCTACTGgaaggagaagagcagaggCTGGGAATCGCTAAAGATAACTAA